One genomic window of Bradyrhizobium sp. CCGE-LA001 includes the following:
- a CDS encoding TPM domain-containing protein, giving the protein MTAKLWRALVAVALLLAFTFPAHADVAVPELTGRIVDQTGTLSSSDIATLTQKLRDFENRKGSQIAVLIVPTTQPETIEQFSIRVAEAWKIGRKNVDDGAILIVAKNDRHLRIEVGYGLEGALTDVTSRRIIDEIITPKFRTGDFSGGISDGVDRMIRVIDGEPLPIPSPTAHFGSLDDLGPLLIVTLFASIGVGGFFRAMLGRLLGSLATGGIIAVFAWFILGSFAFAVGLGLLGFIIGFIADLFAAMGPSTGSSRGGWSSGSSGGGWSSGSSSDSGSFSGGGGSFGGGGASGSW; this is encoded by the coding sequence ATGACAGCGAAGTTGTGGCGTGCGCTAGTCGCCGTCGCGCTTCTCCTCGCCTTCACATTCCCCGCCCACGCCGACGTCGCCGTCCCCGAGCTCACCGGCCGCATCGTCGATCAAACCGGCACGCTGTCCAGCAGCGACATCGCGACGCTCACGCAGAAGCTGCGCGATTTCGAGAACCGCAAGGGCAGCCAGATCGCCGTCCTGATCGTGCCGACGACACAGCCGGAGACCATCGAGCAGTTCTCGATCCGAGTCGCGGAGGCCTGGAAGATCGGGCGCAAGAACGTCGATGACGGCGCGATCCTCATCGTCGCCAAGAACGACCGGCATTTGCGCATCGAGGTCGGCTACGGCCTCGAAGGTGCGCTCACCGACGTCACGTCGCGGCGGATCATCGACGAGATCATCACGCCGAAATTCAGGACCGGCGATTTCAGCGGCGGTATCTCCGACGGTGTCGATCGCATGATCCGCGTGATCGATGGCGAGCCGCTGCCGATTCCTTCACCGACCGCCCACTTCGGAAGCCTGGACGATCTCGGGCCGCTCTTGATCGTGACGCTGTTCGCATCGATCGGGGTCGGCGGGTTCTTCCGGGCCATGCTGGGGCGGCTGCTCGGATCATTGGCGACCGGCGGCATCATCGCAGTGTTTGCCTGGTTCATTCTCGGCTCTTTTGCGTTTGCCGTCGGTCTCGGTCTCCTCGGCTTCATCATCGGATTCATCGCCGATCTGTTTGCGGCAATGGGACCGAGCACGGGGTCGTCGCGCGGCGGCTGGTCGAGCGGCTCTTCGGGAGGCGGCTGGAGCAGCGGCTCATCGAGCGACAGCGGCAGCTTCAGCGGCGGCGGCGGCAGTTTCGGCGGCGGCGGCGCCTCAGGGAGCTGGTAG
- a CDS encoding TPM domain-containing protein, with amino-acid sequence MSIKRVARHLAQHHWRAKQIFPQAVLDRIEQAIKRGEATHSGQVRFVVEGALDGAPLFRNQPARERALDVFSHLRIWDTEHNNGVLIYLLLADRDVEIVADRGIDLKVGAQGWENICHAMEAEFRSGHFERGVIAGIEAVSRELARHFPPQGPHSNELPDAPVVM; translated from the coding sequence ATGAGCATCAAACGCGTTGCCCGACATCTCGCGCAGCATCATTGGCGGGCGAAACAGATTTTCCCGCAAGCCGTGCTCGATCGCATCGAGCAGGCGATCAAGCGGGGCGAGGCCACCCATTCCGGCCAGGTCCGCTTCGTGGTCGAAGGCGCGCTCGACGGCGCGCCGCTGTTCCGCAACCAGCCGGCACGTGAGCGCGCGCTCGACGTGTTCTCGCATCTGCGCATCTGGGACACCGAGCACAACAACGGCGTCCTCATCTATCTCCTGCTGGCCGACCGCGACGTGGAGATCGTGGCCGACCGCGGCATCGACTTGAAGGTCGGTGCGCAGGGCTGGGAGAACATCTGCCACGCGATGGAGGCGGAGTTCAGATCAGGCCATTTCGAGCGCGGCGTGATCGCCGGCATCGAGGCCGTCTCCCGCGAGCTGGCCCGGCATTTCCCACCGCAAGGCCCGCATTCGAACGAGCTGCCGGACGCGCCGGTCGTGATGTGA
- a CDS encoding CaiB/BaiF CoA transferase family protein encodes MEKGIFSGLKVLDCASFIAAPAAATVLSDFGADVIKIEPPGAGDPYRNLPNLPGYPTGEHNFAWLLEARNKKSIALDLSKPEAQAVLYKLVAEADVFITNMPPPVRAKLGITYDHLAHLNDRLIYASFTGYGEKGEEANKPGFDSNAYWARSGLMDLVRADIDTTPARSVAGMGDHPCAMAFYGAIVTALYQREKTGKGSHVASNLMANGVWAASVLAQAKLCGAKFGERRPRERALNAVANHYQCKDGRWLILSLLNEEKQFPTLARCLGREDLIDDPRFATKADRHARSVELIKILDETFATRDLADWRKILDGNGLVFGVVGILDDIPNDKQMLDNEVLVPFENDTMLTINSPIWIDGAKKVQPRKPPGVGEHSDEILRGAGYDEAAIKQLRAKGAVG; translated from the coding sequence ATGGAAAAAGGCATATTCTCGGGCCTGAAGGTTCTGGACTGCGCGAGCTTCATCGCGGCGCCCGCGGCCGCGACCGTGCTGTCGGATTTCGGCGCCGACGTCATCAAGATCGAGCCGCCCGGCGCCGGCGATCCCTACCGCAATCTGCCGAACCTGCCGGGCTATCCCACCGGCGAGCACAATTTCGCCTGGCTGCTCGAGGCCCGCAACAAGAAGAGCATCGCGCTCGACCTCTCCAAGCCGGAAGCTCAGGCCGTGCTCTACAAGCTCGTGGCGGAAGCCGACGTCTTCATCACCAACATGCCGCCGCCGGTGCGCGCCAAGCTCGGCATCACCTATGACCACCTCGCCCATCTCAACGACCGGCTGATCTACGCCTCCTTCACCGGCTATGGCGAGAAGGGCGAGGAAGCCAACAAGCCCGGCTTCGACAGCAACGCCTATTGGGCGCGCTCCGGCCTGATGGACCTCGTCCGCGCCGACATCGACACCACCCCGGCCCGCTCGGTCGCGGGGATGGGCGACCATCCCTGCGCCATGGCGTTCTACGGCGCCATCGTCACCGCGCTGTATCAGCGCGAGAAGACCGGCAAGGGCTCGCATGTCGCCTCCAATTTGATGGCGAACGGCGTGTGGGCCGCGAGCGTGCTGGCGCAGGCAAAGCTCTGCGGCGCCAAGTTCGGCGAGCGGCGCCCGCGCGAGCGCGCGCTGAACGCGGTCGCCAACCACTACCAGTGCAAGGACGGCCGCTGGCTGATCCTGTCGCTGCTCAACGAGGAGAAGCAGTTTCCGACGCTGGCGCGCTGCCTCGGCCGCGAGGACCTGATCGACGATCCTCGCTTCGCCACCAAGGCCGACAGGCATGCCCGCTCCGTCGAGCTGATCAAGATCCTGGACGAGACCTTCGCCACCAGGGATCTCGCCGATTGGCGCAAGATCCTGGACGGCAACGGCCTCGTGTTCGGCGTCGTCGGCATTCTCGACGACATCCCCAACGACAAGCAGATGCTCGACAACGAGGTGCTGGTGCCGTTCGAGAACGACACCATGCTGACCATCAACAGCCCGATCTGGATCGACGGCGCCAAGAAGGTTCAGCCGCGCAAGCCGCCCGGCGTGGGCGAGCACAGTGACGAGATCTTGCGCGGCGCGGGATATGACGAGGCGGCGATCAAGCAGCTGCGGGCGAAGGGGGCGGTGGGGTAA